The window tatattttaatttattataaatttatgtatCTGTAAATATCCATCCGCCCTGTAGCGCGGGTCAGATTCTAGTTTATGTAATCTTTTAGTAATGAGTTTGTTTGGCATATTTATTGAAAGTGTCGGGTTTGTTTTGCAATTAATATATAAGGAGGGACACactaggtatatatataaagaagaacaATCGACCCGAAATTGATTGATCCCTCTCACTTCCTCCATCTAGTTTTCGGATATCATGTTATTTTGTAAGAtgagatgagatttttttttgtaacaatagTATATGTGATTAGTTGATGACAAAATACAATGGAGAAAGATGGTTTTGATTGTTGCGGCTAAATGACTGAACCATTTAAATGgtagaaaataatttttcaaactTCCAATAACACTATAATAgtttaacaaattttgttttaacttcTAGCACTCTAGCGCTTCAAataaccaattttttaaaatagaattacACAATCAACCTcccaacaaaatatattatatataaattattgtacAAAATTATCACACCAATTATACAAATTCACAAACTAATatcaatacaattttaaaatctttataagTAAATCTACCAATCTCTTGAATGGTTGTTAGATTCTTTGATAGCTTGAACATGACAATAAATTTAGATTCCCAATATGATAACATAAATTCCCAATTGTCATATCTATTTCATAGCTATTTTCACAGAAAATCAACGTAActacttatttattatttggtaGCATCGATTCTAGGATAACATAATTTTTCTCTCTAAGTTAACATATTTGGcatttctgtgttttttttttttgggaaattagCTGCATTCTAACATAGTTTCTCTGGATGATTAACATTTCAGATTTTTGCAGCATGGGCGTAATAGAATTACATAATCAACATACcaacaaaatctattatataagaaattattgtacaaaattataaacaacaccaataatacaaattctttattaaaaatctacaaattcacaaactaatatcaatataattttaaaaatctttataaacCAATATTCTACCAATCTCTCGGCCAAAATTACAAACGTGTGAAATTAGCTGAAGAAATTTATGTGTGGGAAGTGCGGAAAAGATGTTGGGATTTTCTTACAAATTGTACGCTAATGCTAATAATGCATGAGATAATCACCGTTaagaccaaaaaagaaaaaaaaaatctattggcTAAATTGAATTGGGACCAATAAGAGACTGTGGATGTGTTAATTTCAGaggtttatttatataatattttagtttgaggtttattatgaaataaatgaaaagttaTGAGGTTCCTTTTTTTCAACAGTGTAATCATAATAACGAATTAAGAGAACAAGAAGAGTTTAGTTCGGTTTTAAACGgagaacaaacaaatccaatatGACGTCACCCGCCGGTCATCAATGTCAGGCCACACTTAATCCTCTTCTCTCCCATTCCGATTTCCTCCCaccagaaattaaaaaaaaaacttcttttttcctttgtttcgaTCTCATCCTACGCCGTAACTTCCACCCGGTGCGTACGTTAGCAGTAAGTACTCCCGAAGAATGGAGACGACAACGACGACGCCGCAGTCAAAATCGAGTGGCTCCCACCGTCCGCCGTTAGGAAGAGAAGACTGGTGGAGCGAGGAAGCGACGGCGACGCTGGTCGAAGCTTGGGGTAATCGTTACGTCAAGCTCCACCACGGAAACCTCCGACAGAATGACTGGAAAGACGTCGCCGACGCCGTTAACTCTAGACACGGCGATAACGCCCGTGCAAAGACCGACGTTCAGTGTAAGAACCGGATCGATACACTGAAGAAGAAGTACAAAACAGAGAAGGCTAAACTCTCGCCGTCGACTTGGCGTTTCTTTGATCGCCTCGATTTCTTGATCGGTCCTGTTGTCAAGAAATCGACACGTGGTGGTGGGGTTGTCAAATCAGTGGTGCCTTTTGTGAACCCTAATCATCTGAATCCAGCTGGATCCGAAAGCTCtcttgacgatgatgatgatgataatgagtCTGGTGATTGGGAGTTCGTTGCTAGGAAGCAACCTCGTGTGGAAGAAGTAGATCTGAGTGAAGAAGGATCGACGTGTAGGGAACTAGCTTCGGCGATTCTGAGGTTCGGGGAAGTGTACGAGAGGATTGAAGGTAAGAAGCAGCAGATGATGATTGAATTGGAGAAGCAGAGAATGGAAGTTACAAAGGAGGTGGAGTTGAAACGACTCAACATGTTGATGGAGATGCAACTAGAGATTGAGAAATCAAAGCAACGGAAACGTAGAGTTGGTTCAGGTAAAGAACACTCATTAGGTTGTTTGGCCATTGTGTGATCGAACTCTTGTAAGAGTCTTAGCATATTCAAGTTACTATTGGTGGCTTAGATTAGCTTAAAGCTTCGAACTTTTACATGGTTATTACTGTTACTGTCTCTTAAAATGGCATAATGTGTCTGTGGAAGATCTCAAACTATAATGTTAGTACCTTGTCTGCTCTCTGCTATAGGCGTGGATGAGGCTGGTTAGTAACTGACTTATGTGTGGATTGTTAAAGTTTAGTGCCTTTCTGCCTTCGTGTTAGTATAAACTTCATTTGAGCTTCTTTCTGTGCTTTCGATGGTCCTGCTCCTGCAAGAAAAAGTCGAGCTAGCATTCTCTTGCTTCTCTTAACTTCTGTAGCTTCGTGGATGAGTTCACTGAAGTTTGATCTGCCTTTATTGTACAGGTATGGAATTGTAGACTTGAGATTGGTGGAGGATGGTGAAGCAAAAAATGCAAAGCAAAGAGGAATTAGTTGGATCTGAAGCTCATTGAAATCGGAGGATCCTGTTacttttttctaatttgtagGATAGAAGTTAAAGGACTCTCTAGGATTGCTGTTTTTAACTTTCTAGTGTTTTAGGGGTACGTACATTGCTGTAATGGAGCAACTCTTCCCCACTCTTAATATCTGACAAGTATATTGTAGCTTTGTGAAGTGTCCACTCTTAATATCTCTAGGATGGCTTGTTAATCCAATTTCTAACCAGCAGCTACTAGAAGGGTTAGTCTCTCTGTTGGTTAATCAGGTTTCACAAGTTATGAGGGATTGTCTTTAGCAAAATCTGATACAAATCCAATAATAAATTGGCAactaactaaaaattaaacaaggTTTGAGCCTTTGAGGGGATCAATGATTATCAAACGAAAAATTGAGGCATGGTTAAATGATTTATCAAAGACCATTTGAGGTTTATTATCATCTTATGATTTCCTTTATATTATATCTTCGTTTCACTtagcttctctgttttcttctctgtttacATCTGCGTCTCTCACtggtcttctctttttttgtttttttggtcaaatctctgattttctcTTTAGGATCATATTCTCTCTTCCGTTTCTTAGGATTTGCATTCTTCTCCTCTGCAGAGACTTCCCCAATCAAATCATCTCCGACCATTTTACGAACAAGAACATATGATGTAGGTCCTGATGAACTCGGCTCTAGAAAGACCTGTTTTTGGGACAAACCCATCGAATCCTGCAAGAGAAAGAATGTGAACTTATGATTATTATACCTCACTCACCTCACCTGTGTGAAATAACCAGAGATATGGATATGCTAAAATACCTTTCCCAAGTCTCCAGCAATGTTTTCAAATGCTTGATTTGCCTCTTCTGGACTATTAAAAACAACAATCGCGGTATAGTAGTGACGATCTTGTTTCTTGAACGGCTGCCacaagaatttcaagaaacaagaagagctcatgaatttttttaagatagAGAATAAAGAATTTTGGATTAGAAAATGTATTTGTTGGATGGATTCATACCTTGACTTCATGTGGGATATCCCTAGATACAATTCCATTTAGCTCTTCATAAGGAACATTGCAAGGGATTCTATGAAGGTAGAGCCTTGACTTGTCAGCTTCCACCATCTATATAGAATTTTGCAGACAAAGATATAAGCTTttatagttttagtttttgaacTAATAAAGTTTGTGACAATCCAACTTACCTCTTTAGATAGTGGAACAGAGGTCTCTACTCCATTCTCTAGTATAGCAAGTACAAGTTTCATTGCAGCTTCTGCATCATGAACACAATTGTGGGGAACACCTTCTTTCTGCACTTCATATCCCAATATACACTGGAAATGGAAGTAAAACAAACAATGGGATTATTCAGGTCAGGAACCATATCATGAGCAGAGAATTGAGCTTTCACATGCTTACCTTGCACAGATAATTCAAAGAAGTTTTTTTAAGTCGTAAAGGCTTTCTTGTACCGTCATAGTTATACTTAAACACAAGTGAAGTATCTATTACTCTGGCATGATCCATCTTCAGTACTGAGATGATCAATCATAAGTAAGTCGGGCActtaaaacttttataagaACCTAGGAGGAACTGGAACATTTCTACTTTACCTTTTAGATCATTATTCAAGCTTTGACCTACCAAAATAGTATCCTCAGAGAGAAACATCTGCAATTTTTCCTGCAAAAGTTTAGTCACTAGATGTCATCAGAACAATTTGttgaaaacgtaaaaaaaaaggagtctatatatatatatatatagacaaccTACCTGTATATCTGCCACAGAGAGAGTAGCCTTTTCAAGATCTTTAGCAGCAAGTCCAGTAATGAAAGTCCTATAGTCAACAACAGGTTGATGCGGTTTCACAAATTCGTCAAGAATCACCTTTAAATCACGGTCAACTGCAGCAACTCTAACAACAGCTTCACTCCCATCTTCACAAAGAACCATCTCACAATCAATGGCAATCATTTCGATCTTGGTcggttccatcttcttctttccaagCCCTGTTACAACCCAATCCTGTTTTTGGAACTCAAATATCTCAGCTTTTATTCAATCACTTTCTCCATTAATATCCACATGAAAAGGAATAAGATAAACACAAACCTCAGCGTTAGATGGGAACAAGTAGTCTAATGGGTACTCCTTATGCGTAAGAGTCATTCGAACTAGCCTCTGCACTGCCAACAACATTAGTTGTGAGTACTACTTACTAAACCTGATAGCATTACACAGCTAAACTAATTACGTTTTTAATCCACACCTGCTCAGCAGTCTCATCCGGAGATCTCTTTCTGAATTTCTCAAAAAGATCATTCTCGAGTTTCAGAACACTAGCCAACACCTGAGAGAGTAGAGtacacataataaaaacatcaaacaaGTATGTAACTTCAGAGATTAAACAAGTATCATTATCAAACACTATATAGAATTGTGTAgtgtgttttgtctttttaaaaacctgcaaatcttctttcttcttgagTGTAGTAAGAAAAGCGACCAAATCATCTCGGTTACGCTTGGAAGGATCACTCAAGCTCGAGGATCCGAGCTGTTTGTCGATAAAATCTAGAAACTCCTTCCATGTTCCATGTTCGCCTTTTAAACCTCGCTTCTGCGCTATCTTCACCAGCTTTACTAAAACCTAATAACACCCATTAGAAAACAGATTAGAACGAAAACGACGGTTCAGAATCAGATTAAATCACTAGTTAACGTATATTAGAAAAGGAGACGCGTACGTTTCCCTGTGCCGTAGCTAGCACGCCCTCCATAATCGAATTAGAGACAGCAGAAAGGAAGCTTCTGTCTGACGACGGCGGCGACTGCGggaaaaaccaaataaacaaactaTACAAAGGTGGAGAATCTGTAATGGTTACGTCACGTGACTTTACAACTCTTTAATCGAGGCCTGTACATCTTTTTAATTGCACtacttctttttaaaatttaattatttaatgattTAATCCCATAATAATTTACACAAGAGAATACGCATCTTTGGGTCATACATGGACGTGTTACAAAGCTTAAGATCCCAAAAATTCGGGTCTTGAATAAATAGGATGACGACAAAGAGGACAAGTGCTTTTGGTCCAAATCCAACGCCAAAGACAGAGTTTATGAAAAACATGACAACAATCATGTGCCACTACAGTTTTTTCGTCGTCGCATAAGTCTTCAAGGCATATAGTACATTCCTCGACCGGAGTAGTAGTCGATTTAGGGATACAAGTAGAAGTTGTCCAGCCTTTGCTTTCTTCCATCAAGTGATATTCAACATCTTCCGCATCAGCTTTGAGCTCGAATGGTCTTCCTCGGCTTTCTCCGATGAGTTGAATGCCATACAAAACTAAAATCTCCCGAATCCTTGGCTCAACATTCGCCAAAACGAGAGACACGTGTCGACGGCATGTTTCCACGTTCGAGGAGGCTAGAAACTCTGAAGGGATCTCGAATTTGATTTGAACTGAAGGACCTAGTGACGTCTGTCCGAATAGTCGTTCTTTCCCCGTGATCGGACGGTATAAATCTCTCCGGAAAGTCTTTAGAGTTATGACGAAACGGCTTGCCGAAATTGAATGGGAGCGCGGTGAGAAACTGATAGGGTAGAAGAAAAATACTCGCGGACTCTTTTGCTTTTGCATGACGACTTGATTGATTTGATGATCAAAACCCCAACGATTGATTTGATTTATCTTCCTTCCCTAGGATGTCAGGCTTATATTTATAGGGATCTTACCCAACTAGTCTATCCAAATCATCCATactcgtgaaaaaaaaaaggaaacaattttTATTCTACCGTCTCATATTTATCCtcataaaaaaggaaataatctcagcaaaaaaaaaaaaaatgttattcttaaaacaaatcaacttttagttaatttttatttttaaaaatctagtaTCTCCTTCCCAGGCCAAGAAACGAATCCCCTGAAAAAATCCGCACATCA is drawn from Camelina sativa cultivar DH55 chromosome 8, Cs, whole genome shotgun sequence and contains these coding sequences:
- the LOC104708562 gene encoding LOW QUALITY PROTEIN: small RNA degrading nuclease 2 (The sequence of the model RefSeq protein was modified relative to this genomic sequence to represent the inferred CDS: substituted 1 base at 1 genomic stop codon), coding for MEGVLATAQGNVLVKLVKIAQKRGLKGEHGTWKEFLDFIDKQLGSSSLSDPSKRNRDDLVAFLTTLKKKEDLQVLASVLKLENDLFEKFRKRSPDETAEQRLVRMTLTHKEYPLDYLFPSNAEDWVVTGLGKKKMEPTKIEMIAIDCEMVLCEDGSEAVVRVAAVDRDLKVILDEFVKPHQPVVDYRTFITGLAAKDLEKATLSVADIQEKLQMFLSEDTILVGQSLNNDLKVLKMDHARVIDTSLVFKYNYDGTRKPLRLKKTSLNYLCKCILGYEVQKEGVPHNCVHDAEAAMKLVLAILENGVETSVPLSKEMVEADKSRLYLHRIPCNVPYEELNGIVSRDIPHEVKPFKKQDRHYYTAIVVFNSPEEANQAFENIAGDLGKDSMGLSQKQVFLEPSSSGPTSYVLVRKMVGDDLIGEVSAEEKNANPKKRKREYDPKEKIRDLTKKTKKEKTSERRRCKQRRKQRSXVKRRYNIKEIIR
- the LOC104708561 gene encoding trihelix transcription factor ASIL2-like; this translates as METTTTTPQSKSSGSHRPPLGREDWWSEEATATLVEAWGNRYVKLHHGNLRQNDWKDVADAVNSRHGDNARAKTDVQCKNRIDTLKKKYKTEKAKLSPSTWRFFDRLDFLIGPVVKKSTRGGGVVKSVVPFVNPNHLNPAGSESSLDDDDDDNESGDWEFVARKQPRVEEVDLSEEGSTCRELASAILRFGEVYERIEGKKQQMMIELEKQRMEVTKEVELKRLNMLMEMQLEIEKSKQRKRRVGSGMEL
- the LOC104708563 gene encoding putative RING-H2 finger protein ATL35; translated protein: MQKQKSPRVFFFYPISFSPRSHSISASRFVITLKTFRRDLYRPITGKERLFGQTSLGPSVQIKFEIPSEFLASSNVETCRRHVSLVLANVEPRIREILVLYGIQLIGESRGRPFELKADAEDVEYHLMEESKGWTTSTCIPKSTTTPVEECTICLEDLCDDEKTVVAHDCCHVFHKLCLWRWIWTKSTCPLCRHPIYSRPEFLGS